The following coding sequences lie in one Xanthomonas hortorum pv. pelargonii genomic window:
- the aroA gene encoding 3-phosphoshikimate 1-carboxyvinyltransferase — MSSNTQHWIAQQGSALQGSLAIPGDKSVSHRAVMFAALADGISQIDGFLEGEDTRSTAAIFAKLGVRIETPSASQRIVHGVGVDGLQPPSEALDCGNAGTGMRLLAGLLAAQRFDSVLVGDDSLSKRPMRRVTGPLAQMGARIDTEEDGTPPLRVHGGQALHGIDFVSPVASAQVKSAVLLAGLYAQGDTSVTEPHPTRDYTERMLSAFGVEIDFSPGKARLRGGQRLRATDIAVPADFSSAAFFIVAASIIPGSDVVLRAVGLNPRRTGLLAALRLMGANIVEENHAEHGGEPVADLRVRYAPLQGAQIPEALVPDMIDEFPALFVAAAAANGQTVVTGAAELRVKESDRLAAMATGLRTLGVQVDETPDGATIHGGSIGSGVIESHGDHRIAMAFAIAGQLSTGTVQVNDVANVATSFPGFDTLAQGAGFWLNVRT, encoded by the coding sequence ATGAGCAGCAATACGCAACATTGGATCGCGCAGCAGGGCAGCGCACTGCAGGGCAGCCTGGCCATTCCCGGCGACAAATCGGTGTCGCATCGCGCGGTGATGTTTGCCGCCTTGGCCGATGGCATCTCGCAGATCGATGGCTTTCTCGAAGGCGAAGACACGCGCTCCACTGCGGCCATTTTCGCCAAGCTCGGCGTGCGCATCGAAACGCCCTCGGCATCCCAACGCATCGTGCATGGCGTGGGCGTGGATGGCTTGCAGCCGCCCAGCGAAGCGCTGGACTGTGGCAACGCGGGCACCGGCATGCGCCTGCTCGCCGGCCTGCTGGCCGCGCAGCGCTTCGACAGCGTGCTGGTGGGCGACGACTCGCTGTCCAAGCGTCCGATGCGGCGCGTGACCGGCCCGCTGGCGCAGATGGGCGCCCGTATCGACACCGAAGAAGACGGCACCCCGCCATTGCGCGTGCATGGCGGGCAAGCGTTGCATGGCATCGACTTCGTCTCGCCGGTGGCCAGCGCACAGGTCAAGTCCGCCGTGCTGTTGGCAGGGTTGTATGCGCAGGGCGACACCTCGGTGACCGAGCCGCATCCCACGCGCGATTACACCGAACGCATGTTGTCCGCATTCGGTGTGGAGATCGATTTCTCGCCAGGCAAGGCGCGTCTGCGCGGTGGTCAGCGTCTGCGTGCGACCGATATCGCGGTGCCGGCGGATTTCTCCTCGGCAGCGTTCTTCATCGTTGCCGCCAGCATTATTCCAGGCTCGGACGTGGTGCTGCGTGCGGTGGGTTTGAATCCGCGTCGTACCGGGCTGCTCGCTGCATTACGGCTGATGGGCGCGAATATCGTCGAAGAAAACCACGCCGAACATGGCGGCGAGCCGGTGGCCGATCTGCGCGTACGCTACGCACCGCTGCAGGGCGCGCAGATTCCCGAAGCGTTGGTGCCGGACATGATCGATGAATTCCCGGCCTTGTTCGTTGCTGCTGCGGCGGCGAACGGGCAGACGGTTGTGACTGGGGCGGCCGAATTGCGGGTCAAGGAATCCGATCGTCTGGCGGCCATGGCTACCGGGCTACGCACGCTTGGCGTGCAAGTCGACGAGACGCCGGATGGTGCGACCATTCACGGCGGCAGCATCGGTAGCGGCGTGATCGAAAGCCACGGCGATCACCGCATTGCGATGGCGTTCGCCATTGCCGGTCAGCTCTCGACCGGCACCGTGCAGGTGAACGATGTCGCCAATGTCGCGACCTCGTTTCCAGGTTTCGATACCTTGGCGCAGGGCGCCGGCTTCTGGCTCAACGTTCGGACGTAA
- the pheA gene encoding prephenate dehydratase gives MAPKSNKPTTATGGKTKPASKSVEKSAEKVAGKLAKPAVAAPVLADVRAKIDQIDRTIQELIAERANFAHQVGKAKGKLAAAVDYYRPEREAQVLRMVVDRNEGPLSDEVLVHVYREIMSACLAQQEPLKIGYLGPEGTFSQQAVLKHFGRSAVGLPMATIEEVFQEVEAGNADFGVVPVENSGQGTIQVTLDMFLTSNLKICGEVELRVHQYLLSRNGRLEDIERIYAHSQSFAQTAGWLRSHLPKVEKIAVSSNAEGARRARNAEDAAAIGGESAAHVYGLKKVIMKSIEDDDDNTTRFLVIGRQIFPSSGHDRTSVLVFIHDKPGALFDVLSPFARHGISMNRIESRPSHQAKWEYGFFIDLAGHVEDEAMKQALAELEAHSAQIKVLGSYPVAIP, from the coding sequence ATGGCTCCCAAGTCCAACAAGCCCACCACCGCGACTGGCGGCAAGACCAAGCCGGCGAGTAAATCGGTAGAGAAATCTGCGGAAAAAGTTGCAGGCAAGCTTGCAAAGCCGGCGGTCGCCGCACCGGTGCTGGCCGACGTGCGCGCCAAGATCGACCAGATCGACCGCACCATCCAGGAGCTGATCGCCGAGCGCGCCAACTTCGCCCATCAGGTCGGCAAGGCCAAGGGCAAGCTCGCCGCGGCGGTGGATTACTACCGGCCCGAGCGCGAGGCGCAGGTGCTGCGCATGGTGGTGGACCGCAACGAAGGCCCGCTCAGCGATGAAGTGCTGGTGCACGTGTATCGCGAAATCATGTCTGCGTGCCTGGCCCAGCAGGAGCCGTTGAAGATCGGTTATCTCGGCCCGGAAGGCACCTTCAGCCAGCAGGCCGTACTCAAGCATTTCGGTCGTTCGGCAGTGGGCTTGCCGATGGCGACCATCGAAGAAGTGTTCCAGGAAGTGGAAGCCGGCAACGCCGATTTCGGCGTGGTGCCGGTGGAAAATTCCGGGCAGGGCACCATCCAGGTCACGCTGGACATGTTCTTGACCTCCAACCTGAAGATCTGCGGCGAAGTCGAGCTGCGCGTGCATCAGTACCTGCTCTCGCGCAATGGCCGGCTGGAAGATATCGAGCGTATCTACGCGCACTCGCAATCGTTCGCGCAGACCGCCGGCTGGTTGCGTTCGCATCTGCCCAAGGTCGAGAAAATCGCCGTCTCCAGCAATGCCGAGGGCGCACGCCGCGCCCGCAATGCCGAAGATGCCGCGGCGATCGGTGGTGAGAGCGCAGCGCACGTGTATGGCTTGAAGAAAGTCATCATGAAGTCGATCGAAGACGACGACGACAACACCACGCGCTTTCTGGTGATCGGCCGGCAGATCTTCCCCTCGTCCGGGCACGACCGCACCTCGGTGCTGGTGTTCATCCACGACAAGCCGGGCGCATTGTTCGACGTGCTCAGCCCGTTCGCGCGGCATGGCATCAGCATGAATCGCATCGAGTCGCGGCCCTCGCATCAGGCCAAATGGGAGTACGGCTTCTTCATCGATCTGGCCGGCCACGTGGAAGACGAGGCGATGAAGCAGGCGTTGGCCGAACTGGAAGCGCACTCGGCGCAGATCAAGGTGCTGGGCTCGTATCCGGTGGCGATTCCGTAA
- a CDS encoding energy transducer TonB, whose translation MPAPRPASDRQIVLRLPRHTLKIAGIAFVAGLLLFLLVWATGRKDDFYKASPAQPSAGAPATDDIQPLPAPLPAQDGASDMPQAKPTEETPTLVDTAPPAPPAPTPLPEDAGPGAPGTTAPTNTAAAAGGDRPVPMQGQMPPPRYPSAALRRGDAGDVVVRVDVDAAGKPGGVTLVQRSGSRDLDRAAMEAVRQWRFHPAQRNGQPIAGSVDIPFEFKPAQ comes from the coding sequence ATGCCCGCGCCCCGCCCTGCGTCCGATCGCCAGATCGTTCTACGTCTGCCCCGCCACACCCTGAAAATTGCCGGTATCGCCTTCGTTGCCGGGCTGCTGTTGTTCCTGTTGGTGTGGGCCACCGGCCGCAAGGACGACTTCTACAAGGCCTCGCCGGCCCAGCCGAGCGCAGGTGCGCCAGCTACCGACGATATCCAGCCGCTGCCCGCGCCGCTGCCGGCCCAGGACGGCGCCAGTGACATGCCGCAGGCCAAGCCGACCGAAGAAACCCCGACCCTGGTGGACACTGCGCCGCCTGCCCCACCCGCGCCGACGCCATTGCCCGAAGACGCAGGTCCCGGAGCGCCTGGCACCACAGCACCCACAAATACTGCGGCAGCTGCAGGCGGCGATCGCCCGGTACCGATGCAGGGCCAGATGCCGCCGCCGCGCTATCCTTCGGCCGCGTTGCGTCGTGGCGATGCCGGCGATGTGGTGGTGCGGGTGGACGTGGACGCAGCGGGCAAGCCCGGCGGCGTGACACTGGTGCAGCGTAGCGGTTCGCGCGATCTGGACCGCGCCGCGATGGAAGCGGTGCGTCAGTGGCGCTTCCACCCGGCGCAGCGCAATGGCCAGCCGATTGCCGGCAGTGTGGATATCCCGTTTGAGTTCAAGCCTGCGCAGTAA
- the serS gene encoding serine--tRNA ligase, protein MLDPALLRQHPADLAERLRSTRSFALDTAELESLEGERKRIQVRTQELQSQRNSKSKAIGQAKAKGEDVTALMAEVAGFGDELLQSQVHLKDIQVKLEKLYAVIPNLPHADVPLGKSEADNVEQSRWGTPRQFDFPVKDHVELGAPNGWLDGETAAKLSGARFTVLRGPIARLHRALAQFMLDLHVGQHGYEETNVPLLVNAESMHGTGQLPKFEDDLFRIYEDEYHSQTDEETGEVAHLRTGHIDPEPAYYLIPTSEVPLTNIVRDEIVDAERLPLRMTAHSMCFRAEAGSGGRDTRGMIRQHQFEKVELVTACAPEDSDAEHQRMTRCAEVVLEKLGLPYRKVLLCTGDMGFAAIKTYDLEVWLPSQDTYREISSCSNCGDFQARRMQARWRNPTSGKPELMHTLNGSGTAVGRAMIAVMENYQNADGSINVPEVLRPYMGGIERIG, encoded by the coding sequence ATGCTAGATCCGGCCCTGCTTCGCCAACATCCCGCCGACCTTGCCGAGCGCCTGCGCAGCACGCGCAGTTTCGCCCTGGACACCGCGGAACTGGAGTCGCTGGAAGGCGAGCGCAAGCGCATCCAGGTGCGCACGCAGGAGTTGCAGAGTCAGCGCAATTCCAAGTCCAAGGCGATCGGGCAGGCCAAGGCAAAGGGCGAGGATGTCACCGCGCTGATGGCGGAAGTGGCCGGGTTCGGCGATGAGCTTTTGCAGTCTCAAGTGCACCTGAAAGACATTCAGGTAAAACTGGAGAAGTTGTACGCGGTGATTCCCAACCTGCCGCATGCAGACGTGCCTCTTGGAAAAAGTGAGGCAGATAACGTCGAGCAATCTCGCTGGGGCACGCCGCGTCAGTTCGATTTTCCGGTCAAGGATCACGTGGAACTTGGTGCGCCCAACGGCTGGCTGGATGGTGAAACCGCAGCCAAGTTGTCTGGCGCCCGTTTCACTGTGCTGCGCGGGCCGATCGCACGTCTGCATCGAGCGCTGGCGCAATTCATGCTCGATCTGCATGTTGGCCAGCATGGCTACGAGGAAACTAACGTGCCGCTGCTGGTCAACGCCGAGTCGATGCACGGGACCGGGCAGTTGCCAAAATTTGAGGATGATCTCTTCAGGATTTACGAAGACGAGTATCACTCTCAAACTGACGAAGAGACTGGTGAAGTTGCTCATTTGCGCACTGGTCATATAGATCCTGAGCCTGCTTACTATCTGATCCCCACCTCCGAGGTGCCGTTGACCAATATCGTGCGCGACGAAATCGTCGATGCCGAGCGCTTGCCGTTGCGCATGACCGCGCATTCGATGTGTTTTCGCGCAGAAGCCGGCAGCGGCGGCCGCGACACGCGCGGCATGATCCGCCAGCACCAGTTCGAAAAAGTGGAGCTGGTCACCGCCTGCGCGCCGGAAGACAGCGATGCCGAGCATCAGCGCATGACGCGCTGCGCCGAGGTGGTGCTGGAAAAACTCGGGCTGCCGTATCGCAAGGTGCTGCTGTGCACCGGCGACATGGGGTTTGCTGCGATCAAGACCTACGATCTGGAAGTGTGGCTGCCTTCGCAGGACACATATCGCGAGATTTCGTCGTGTTCCAATTGCGGCGATTTCCAGGCGCGGCGCATGCAGGCGCGTTGGCGCAATCCGACCAGCGGCAAGCCGGAGCTGATGCACACGCTCAACGGCTCCGGTACCGCCGTGGGCCGCGCAATGATCGCGGTGATGGAGAACTACCAGAACGCCGATGGCTCGATCAATGTGCCCGAGGTGCTGCGCCCGTATATGGGCGGGATCGAGCGGATCGGGTAA
- a CDS encoding LysR family transcriptional regulator translates to MDTCAMHDLNDLYYFAMVVDHGGFAAAERALGIPKSRLSRRISQLETDLGVRLLQRSTRRFAVTDVGTSVHRHAQTMLAEAQAAREVVDRLSAEPRGLVRVSVPVSLAQIQLPKLLPEFLTKYPKVRLQLNISNRRVDVINEGYDIALRVRSRLDDDGSLVMRSFGQVQELLVASPKYLDRAGRPKDPSELANHTTMSTSEDEAHQRWELHGPNGEMRRVDLQPRLAGFDFPLLQSMARDGFGITMLPETVCAQAVRSGELEVVLPHWSLPQGICHAVFASRRGLLPAVRVFIDFLAEHLPREIERSRLDCGGNCAELAEKLKRAAGTAPRLAVAEAG, encoded by the coding sequence ATGGATACCTGCGCCATGCACGACCTGAATGACCTGTACTACTTCGCGATGGTGGTGGACCACGGCGGCTTCGCTGCGGCCGAGCGTGCGCTCGGGATCCCCAAGTCGCGCCTGAGCCGGCGTATCAGCCAGCTCGAAACCGACCTGGGCGTGCGCTTGTTGCAGCGTTCCACGCGCCGCTTTGCGGTGACCGACGTCGGCACCAGCGTGCATCGCCATGCCCAGACCATGCTGGCCGAAGCCCAGGCCGCGCGCGAGGTGGTGGATCGTCTCAGCGCCGAGCCGCGTGGCCTTGTGCGTGTGAGCGTTCCGGTCTCGCTAGCGCAGATTCAATTGCCCAAGTTGTTGCCGGAATTTCTGACCAAGTATCCCAAGGTGCGGCTGCAGCTCAACATCAGCAACCGCCGCGTTGACGTCATCAATGAGGGCTACGACATCGCACTGCGCGTGCGTTCGCGGCTGGACGACGACGGCAGCCTGGTGATGCGCAGCTTCGGCCAGGTGCAGGAATTGCTGGTGGCCAGCCCCAAATATCTGGACCGCGCCGGCCGCCCCAAGGACCCCAGCGAGCTGGCCAACCACACCACCATGAGCACCAGCGAAGACGAAGCGCATCAGCGCTGGGAACTGCACGGCCCCAACGGCGAGATGCGCCGCGTAGACCTGCAGCCGCGTCTGGCCGGTTTCGATTTCCCGCTGCTGCAGTCGATGGCGCGCGATGGCTTCGGCATCACCATGTTGCCGGAGACCGTGTGCGCCCAAGCGGTACGCAGCGGCGAGTTGGAAGTGGTGCTGCCGCACTGGTCGCTGCCGCAGGGCATCTGCCACGCCGTGTTCGCCTCGCGCCGCGGCCTGCTGCCAGCGGTGCGCGTGTTCATCGACTTCCTGGCCGAACACCTGCCGCGAGAGATCGAACGCTCGCGTCTGGATTGCGGCGGCAACTGCGCCGAACTGGCCGAAAAGCTCAAGCGTGCCGCCGGCACTGCACCGCGCCTGGCCGTGGCCGAAGCGGGCTGA
- a CDS encoding energy transducer TonB: MWATLLAVLVVLPTWWWTRHGDESFAQDMRPLPAASRQILPTSEGPRAMTMIAHQPARAAVSSEEAKPLPGNAMPRYPADIAQAGIEGSRTARLQLDVQGQVSDVTIVDRSGSDDPRLDAAVMESLGQWRFEPATRDGHAVVSSVQVPVEFTSER; this comes from the coding sequence TTGTGGGCAACCCTGCTGGCGGTGCTGGTGGTATTGCCGACCTGGTGGTGGACGCGGCATGGCGACGAATCGTTTGCGCAGGACATGCGCCCGTTGCCGGCGGCAAGCCGCCAGATCCTGCCAACCTCCGAAGGCCCGCGTGCGATGACCATGATTGCGCACCAGCCGGCACGTGCAGCGGTCAGCAGCGAGGAAGCCAAACCGCTGCCGGGTAACGCGATGCCGCGCTATCCAGCCGACATTGCACAAGCCGGCATCGAAGGCAGCCGCACCGCGCGTCTGCAACTGGATGTGCAGGGCCAGGTGAGCGATGTGACCATCGTCGATCGCAGCGGCAGCGACGACCCGCGTCTGGATGCTGCGGTGATGGAGAGCCTGGGGCAGTGGCGCTTTGAACCTGCAACGCGCGACGGCCACGCGGTCGTCAGCAGCGTGCAGGTGCCGGTCGAATTTACGTCCGAACGTTGA
- a CDS encoding IS3 family transposase (programmed frameshift) has product MSSKRYTDEFKIEAVRQVTDRGFKVAEVAERLGVTTHSLYAWLRTFGKSGVVHRAEVGQSAEVRRLKAELRRVTEERDIPKKGRRVLCQGVKAKDAFMQAHCGEFRVCAMCRVLRVNRSGYYAWLCSPNSERAKEDDRLLGLIKHHWLASGSVYGHRKITTDLRDLGERCSRHRVHRLMRTEGLRAQVGYGRKPRFHGGMQCKAAANLLDRQFDVTEPDTAWASDFTFIRTHEGWMYLAVVIDLFSRQVVGWAMRDRADTELVVQALLSAVWRRKPNTGCLVHSDQGSVYTSDDWRSFLASHGLVCSMSRRGNCHDNAPVESFFGLLKRERIRRRTYPTKDAARAEVFDYIEMFYNPNRRHGSTGDLSPVEFERRYAQRGS; this is encoded by the exons ATGAGCAGCAAGCGGTATACGGATGAGTTCAAGATCGAGGCGGTCCGGCAAGTGACTGATCGTGGGTTCAAGGTGGCAGAAGTCGCCGAGCGGCTGGGTGTCACGACGCACAGCCTGTACGCCTGGCTGCGCACGTTCGGCAAGTCTGGCGTGGTGCATCGCGCCGAGGTGGGCCAGAGCGCCGAGGTTCGGCGGCTGAAGGCAGAGTTGCGTCGAGTGACCGAGGAGCGCGACATCC CTAAGAAAGGCCGCCGCGTACTTTGCCAAGGGGTAAAGGCAAAGGACGCCTTCATGCAAGCCCACTGCGGGGAATTCAGGGTGTGTGCGATGTGCCGGGTATTGCGGGTCAACCGGTCGGGTTATTACGCCTGGTTGTGCTCGCCCAACAGTGAGCGCGCCAAGGAAGATGATCGCTTGCTTGGACTAATCAAGCACCACTGGCTGGCCAGCGGCAGTGTCTATGGGCATCGCAAGATCACCACGGATCTGCGCGATCTGGGTGAGCGTTGTAGTCGCCATCGGGTGCATCGGCTGATGCGCACCGAGGGACTGCGTGCCCAGGTGGGCTATGGTCGCAAACCGCGCTTCCATGGAGGGATGCAGTGCAAGGCGGCTGCCAACCTGCTTGACCGACAGTTCGACGTGACGGAGCCGGACACGGCCTGGGCGAGCGATTTCACCTTCATCCGCACGCATGAAGGCTGGATGTACCTGGCTGTTGTGATCGATCTGTTTTCCAGGCAGGTCGTCGGCTGGGCGATGCGCGATCGGGCCGACACCGAGTTGGTCGTGCAGGCCTTGTTGTCTGCGGTGTGGCGGCGCAAACCCAACACTGGTTGCTTGGTTCACTCGGACCAAGGGTCTGTCTACACCAGCGATGACTGGCGCAGTTTCCTGGCGTCCCATGGCTTGGTGTGCAGCATGAGTCGGCGTGGCAACTGCCACGACAACGCACCCGTAGAGAGCTTCTTCGGCCTGCTCAAACGCGAGCGGATCAGGCGGCGGACCTATCCCACCAAGGACGCCGCTCGCGCCGAGGTATTCGACTACATCGAGATGTTCTACAACCCCAACCGCCGCCACGGTTCAACTGGCGACTTGTCCCCTGTAGAGTTTGAACGGCGCTACGCGCAACGAGGGTCTTGA